From one Brachypodium distachyon strain Bd21 chromosome 4, Brachypodium_distachyon_v3.0, whole genome shotgun sequence genomic stretch:
- the LOC100829635 gene encoding uncharacterized protein At1g76660, giving the protein MDESVHTVNAAAVVLAAAARSSTGLHRHHNHLQQQLLRDDHATAATRKIRWWSRLKAKLCFRPPHVHPRRIADDASSSSPQPATSYSVHHAPQPVFAFVAPPSSPATSLLHSEAPSPPALLLGGHGINSPSPRSIFAVGPYAHGPQQLVSPPVLYSAFTTEPSSASLTPPAPDLHLALAATTNPSSPEVPFARFLASSTSMAEQQSCGGLLQAAYQLQPGSPIPPGVSPSPSPQPFFRKLHRRNEGSLLDGHIPVLSTSGAGAGSDQEEEGRGGSGGDDDDEVPKSGEFVFGNADDGAAEDVDGNRWPAFPPRG; this is encoded by the exons ATGGATGAGAGCGTGCACACGGTGAACGCGGCGGCCGtcgtcctggccgccgccgcacggagCAGCACCGGCCTGCACCGCCACCACAAccacctgcagcagcagcttcttcGCGACGACCACGCCACCGCTGCTACG AGGAAAATCCGATGGTGGTCGCGGCTGAAGGCGAAGCTGTGCTTCCGGCCGCCTCACGTCCACCCGCGGCGCATCGCCGACGACgcgtcttcctcttccccgcaGCCGGCCACATCCTACAGCGTCCACCACGCGCCGCAGCCGGTCTTCGCCTtcgtcgcgccgccgtcgtcccccGCGACGTCCCTCCTCCACTCGGaggcgccatcgccgccggcgctcctactcggcggccacggcatcaactcgccgtcgccgcgctcCATCTTCGCCGTGGGACCTTACGCGCACGGGCCCCAGCAGCTGGTCTCCCCGCCGGTGCTCTACTCCGCCTTCACCACGGAGCCGTCCAGCGCGTCTCTCACGCCCCCGGCGCCCGACCTCCACCTGGCCCTGGCCGCGACCACCAACCCGTCGTCCCCCGAGGTCCCCTTCGCTCGCTTCCTCGCCTCATCGACGTCCATGGCGGAGCAGCAGAGCTGCGGCGGGCTTTTGCAGGCGGCGTACCAGCTGCAGCCGGGGAGCCCGATCCCCCCCGGCGTCtcgccctcgccctcgccgcagCCGTTCTTCCGGAAGCTGCACCGGCGCAATGAGGGGTCGCTTCTCGACGGCCACATCCCCGTGCTGTCAACAAGCGGCGCCGGTGCTGGCAGTgatcaggaggaagaaggtcGAGGTGGTAGCGGGGGAGACGATGATGACGAGGTGCCCAAGAGCGGGGAGTTCGTGTTCGGCAATGCCGATGATGGCGCCGCGGAGGATGTGGACGGCAACAGGTGGCCGGCATTTCCTCCCCGTGGCTGA
- the LOC100833745 gene encoding ATG8-interacting protein 1 isoform X1, producing the protein MADADNWELVSLTASTYAAAPGPISPVLLLDAHKTGELSNPPPPPPPAIFMSQHFNWSEAVEALAQLNGRQEESTPPAVDTNAMVDDDTHLDMLCPENCEREQLDDSLARSDSRSNTLDDGNFSLAGEERQTEIFCSADAHAAAAYSDIRGTSAPHVSAAAAAAAAAIVETASHVPVAVSSSPRIAPRMPREAAQAWWKKTFSFLRNNARESLTFRVIFVAATVVGLAILGQREKLQLQQLRLEFDVHSEKISCGSVGEPLGQMKGGMIVGGSPVAHG; encoded by the exons ATGGCCGACGCCGACAACTGGGAGCTCGTGTCGCTCACCGCATCCACCTATGCCGCTGCTCCAGGACCGATCTCGCCAGTACTCCTCCTCGACGCCCACAAAACAGGGGAGCTTTctaatcctcctcctcctccccctcctgcAATCTTCATGTCGCAGCACTTCAACTGGTCAGAAGCCGTGGAAGCACTTGCCCAGCTTAATGGACGCCAAGAAGAATCCACCCCTCCTGCTGTGGATACGAATGCGATGGTGGATGATGATACTCATCTCGACATGCTCTGCCCAGAGAACTGCGAGAGGGAGCAGCTGGATGATAGCCTGGCACGTTCAGATTCCAGGTCAAACACCTTGGATGATGGCAATTTCAGTTTAGCCGGAGAGGAAAGGCAAACCGAAATCTTCTGCTCTGCTGATGCACATGCAGCAGCTGCTTATTCAGATATTCGCGGCACATCAGCTCCTCAtgtttctgctgctgctgctgctgctgctgctgcgattGTCGAGACTGCTTCTCATGTTCCGGTGgctgtttcttcttctcctagAATTGCTCCGAGAATGCCCCGTGAAGCTGCACAAGCATGGTGGAAGAAGACATTCTCATTTCTGCGCAACAATGCCAGAGAATCTCTCACCTTCCGTGTCATCTTTGTTGCTGCCACGGTTGTAGGACTGGCAATTCTGGGGCAGCGTGAGAAACTGCAGCTTCAACAGCTCAGGCTTGAATTCGATGTCCACAGCGAG AAGATAAGTTGCGGCAGCGTGGGTGAGCCACTTGGTCAGATGAAAGGCGGCATGATTGTCGGTGGGAGCCCCGTCGCCCATGGGTAA
- the LOC100833745 gene encoding ATG8-interacting protein 1 isoform X2 has product MADADNWELVSLTASTYAAAPGPISPVLLLDAHKTGELSNPPPPPPPAIFMSQHFNWSEAVEALAQLNGRQEESTPPAVDTNAMVDDDTHLDMLCPENCEREQLDDSLARSDSRSNTLDDGNFSLAGEERQTEIFCSADAHAAAAYSDIRGTSAPHVSAAAAAAAAAIVETASHVPVAVSSSPRIAPRMPREAAQAWWKKTFSFLRNNARESLTFRVIFVAATVVGLAILGQREKLQLQQLRLEFDVHSEISCGSVGEPLGQMKGGMIVGGSPVAHG; this is encoded by the exons ATGGCCGACGCCGACAACTGGGAGCTCGTGTCGCTCACCGCATCCACCTATGCCGCTGCTCCAGGACCGATCTCGCCAGTACTCCTCCTCGACGCCCACAAAACAGGGGAGCTTTctaatcctcctcctcctccccctcctgcAATCTTCATGTCGCAGCACTTCAACTGGTCAGAAGCCGTGGAAGCACTTGCCCAGCTTAATGGACGCCAAGAAGAATCCACCCCTCCTGCTGTGGATACGAATGCGATGGTGGATGATGATACTCATCTCGACATGCTCTGCCCAGAGAACTGCGAGAGGGAGCAGCTGGATGATAGCCTGGCACGTTCAGATTCCAGGTCAAACACCTTGGATGATGGCAATTTCAGTTTAGCCGGAGAGGAAAGGCAAACCGAAATCTTCTGCTCTGCTGATGCACATGCAGCAGCTGCTTATTCAGATATTCGCGGCACATCAGCTCCTCAtgtttctgctgctgctgctgctgctgctgctgcgattGTCGAGACTGCTTCTCATGTTCCGGTGgctgtttcttcttctcctagAATTGCTCCGAGAATGCCCCGTGAAGCTGCACAAGCATGGTGGAAGAAGACATTCTCATTTCTGCGCAACAATGCCAGAGAATCTCTCACCTTCCGTGTCATCTTTGTTGCTGCCACGGTTGTAGGACTGGCAATTCTGGGGCAGCGTGAGAAACTGCAGCTTCAACAGCTCAGGCTTGAATTCGATGTCCACAGCGAG ATAAGTTGCGGCAGCGTGGGTGAGCCACTTGGTCAGATGAAAGGCGGCATGATTGTCGGTGGGAGCCCCGTCGCCCATGGGTAA
- the LOC100833745 gene encoding uncharacterized protein LOC100833745 isoform X3: MADADNWELVSLTASTYAAAPGPISPVLLLDAHKTGELSNPPPPPPPAIFMSQHFNWSEAVEALAQLNGRQEESTPPAVDTNAMVDDDTHLDMLCPENCEREQLDDSLARSDSRSNTLDDGNFSLAGEERQTEIFCSADAHAAAAYSDIRGTSAPHVSAAAAAAAAAIVETASHVPVAVSSSPRIAPRMPREAAQAWWKKTFSFLRNNARESLTFRVIFVAATVVGLAILGQREKLQLQQLRLEFDVHSEVRR; encoded by the exons ATGGCCGACGCCGACAACTGGGAGCTCGTGTCGCTCACCGCATCCACCTATGCCGCTGCTCCAGGACCGATCTCGCCAGTACTCCTCCTCGACGCCCACAAAACAGGGGAGCTTTctaatcctcctcctcctccccctcctgcAATCTTCATGTCGCAGCACTTCAACTGGTCAGAAGCCGTGGAAGCACTTGCCCAGCTTAATGGACGCCAAGAAGAATCCACCCCTCCTGCTGTGGATACGAATGCGATGGTGGATGATGATACTCATCTCGACATGCTCTGCCCAGAGAACTGCGAGAGGGAGCAGCTGGATGATAGCCTGGCACGTTCAGATTCCAGGTCAAACACCTTGGATGATGGCAATTTCAGTTTAGCCGGAGAGGAAAGGCAAACCGAAATCTTCTGCTCTGCTGATGCACATGCAGCAGCTGCTTATTCAGATATTCGCGGCACATCAGCTCCTCAtgtttctgctgctgctgctgctgctgctgctgcgattGTCGAGACTGCTTCTCATGTTCCGGTGgctgtttcttcttctcctagAATTGCTCCGAGAATGCCCCGTGAAGCTGCACAAGCATGGTGGAAGAAGACATTCTCATTTCTGCGCAACAATGCCAGAGAATCTCTCACCTTCCGTGTCATCTTTGTTGCTGCCACGGTTGTAGGACTGGCAATTCTGGGGCAGCGTGAGAAACTGCAGCTTCAACAGCTCAGGCTTGAATTCGATGTCCACAGCGAGGTAAG AAGATAA
- the LOC100833745 gene encoding uncharacterized protein LOC100833745 isoform X4, protein MADADNWELVSLTASTYAAAPGPISPVLLLDAHKTGELSNPPPPPPPAIFMSQHFNWSEAVEALAQLNGRQEESTPPAVDTNAMVDDDTHLDMLCPENCEREQLDDSLARSDSRSNTLDDGNFSLAGEERQTEIFCSADAHAAAAYSDIRGTSAPHVSAAAAAAAAAIVETASHVPVAVSSSPRIAPRMPREAAQAWWKKTFSFLRNNARESLTFRVIFVAATVVGLAILGQREKLQLQQLRLEFDVHSEVR, encoded by the exons ATGGCCGACGCCGACAACTGGGAGCTCGTGTCGCTCACCGCATCCACCTATGCCGCTGCTCCAGGACCGATCTCGCCAGTACTCCTCCTCGACGCCCACAAAACAGGGGAGCTTTctaatcctcctcctcctccccctcctgcAATCTTCATGTCGCAGCACTTCAACTGGTCAGAAGCCGTGGAAGCACTTGCCCAGCTTAATGGACGCCAAGAAGAATCCACCCCTCCTGCTGTGGATACGAATGCGATGGTGGATGATGATACTCATCTCGACATGCTCTGCCCAGAGAACTGCGAGAGGGAGCAGCTGGATGATAGCCTGGCACGTTCAGATTCCAGGTCAAACACCTTGGATGATGGCAATTTCAGTTTAGCCGGAGAGGAAAGGCAAACCGAAATCTTCTGCTCTGCTGATGCACATGCAGCAGCTGCTTATTCAGATATTCGCGGCACATCAGCTCCTCAtgtttctgctgctgctgctgctgctgctgctgcgattGTCGAGACTGCTTCTCATGTTCCGGTGgctgtttcttcttctcctagAATTGCTCCGAGAATGCCCCGTGAAGCTGCACAAGCATGGTGGAAGAAGACATTCTCATTTCTGCGCAACAATGCCAGAGAATCTCTCACCTTCCGTGTCATCTTTGTTGCTGCCACGGTTGTAGGACTGGCAATTCTGGGGCAGCGTGAGAAACTGCAGCTTCAACAGCTCAGGCTTGAATTCGATGTCCACAGCGAGGTAAG ATAA
- the LOC100834056 gene encoding protein SRC2 → MGSRYEVELTVGSAKDLKNVNWRNGDLKPYAVLWIDGGAKCSTRVDLDNGENPAWDEKVVVPLPPTSRIQDAVLYIDVVHANAAEGTKPLVGSARLPLRDVVDDAGIGGRASRNLRLKRPSGRPQGRLDVRVAVKEPSRYYDPNPGYPAPAGYPASRDPYAAPAPPSGGYGGYGGGAPPQPYAAAPPSGYPAYGAAPPQPAYGAAPPAYGAAYGSAPQPAYGAAAAPAAYGATSTAADPNKKKGMGMGTGIAVGAAAGVLGGLALAGGASYVENKFEERVAEKVEEDSYGGGYGDYGGDDDY, encoded by the coding sequence ATGGGCTCCCGCTACGAGGTGGAGCTGACGGTGGGATCGGCCAAGGACCTGAAGAACGTCAACTGGCGCAACGGCGACCTGAAGCCCTACGCGGTGCTCTGGATCGACGGCGGTGCCAAGTGCTCCACCCGCGTCGACCTCGACAACGGCGAGAACCCTGCCTGGGACGAGAAGGTCGTCGTCCCGCTGCCCCCCACCAGCCGCATCCAGGACGCGGTCCTCTACATCGACGTCGTCCACGCCAACGCCGCCGAGGGCACCAAGCCGCTCGTCGGCTCCGcccgcctcccgctccgcgACGTCGTCGACGACGCCGGCATCGGGGGCCGCGCCTCACGCAACCTCCGCCTCAAGCGGCCCTCGGGCCGGCCCCAGGGCCGCCTCGACGTCCGCGTCGCCGTCAAGGAGCCCTCCCGGTACTACGACCCTAACCCTGGCTACCCTGCCCCCGCCGGGTACCCGGCCTCCCGTGACCCCTACGCCGCTCCGGCTCCTCCATCTGGCGGCTATGgcggctacggcggcggcgcgccgccaCAGCCGTacgcggcggcgcctccgTCAGGGTATCCGGCCTacggcgccgcgccgcctcagCCGGCGTACGGTGCGGCTCCGCCGGCTTACGGCGCGGCGTATGGATCTGCGCCCCAGCCGGCGTACGGCGCGGCGGCTGCTCCTGCGGCGTACGGCGCGACGTCGACGGCGGCTGACccgaacaagaagaaggggatgggGATGGGGACCGGGATCgcggtgggggcggcggcgggcgtgctGGGTGGGCTCGCGCTGGCCGGCGGGGCGAGCTACGTAGAGAACAAGTTCGAGGAGCGCGTCGCCGagaaggtggaggaggactcctacggcggcggctacggcgactacggcggcgacgatgacTACTAG
- the LOC100829943 gene encoding AT-hook motif nuclear-localized protein 19, producing the protein MAAKQADGEHSGGGISGHDDDPEPKEGAVVVPANRRPRGRPPGSKNKPKPPIFVTRDSPNALRSHVMEVSSGADIADSIAHFSRRRQRGVCVLSGAGAVADVALRQPAAPGGAVVALRGRFEILSLTGTFLPGPSPPGSTGLTVYLAGGQGQVVGGSVVGTLTAAGPVMVIASTFANATYERLPLDDEAEEDRHELAGRGVPGSTGQMAPGVPPMMMGDHSAGMSMYGLPASLMPGGGGGHAQAAAEQGINAWAPQHARPPY; encoded by the coding sequence ATGGCGGCCAAGCAGGCCGACGGGGagcacagcggcggcggaatcAGCGGCCACGACGACGATCCGGAGCCCAAGGAAGGCGCTGTCGTCGTCCCCGCGAACCGGCGCCCGCGAGGCCGTCCCCCGGGGTCCAAGAACAAACCCAAGCCCCCAATCTTCGTGACCCGGGACAGCCCGAACGCGCTGCGCAGCCACGTCATGGAAGTGTCCTCCGGCGCCGACATCGCGGACTCCATCGCGCACTTCTCCCGCCGCAGGCAGCGCGGGGTGTGCGTGCTCAGCGGGGCCGGCGCCGTGGCCGACGTCGCGCTGCGGCAGCCGGCggcccccggcggcgccgtggtggCGCTCCGGGGCAGGTTCGAGATCCTCTCCCTCACGGGCACCTTCCTCCCCGGGCCCTCACCGCCGGGGTCCACGGGGCTGACTGTCTACCTTGCCGGAGGGCAGGGGCAGGTGGTCGGGGGCAGCGTCGTCGGCACGCTCACCGCGGCGGGGCCTGTCATGGTGATCGCGTCCACTTTTGCTAACGCGACTTATGAGAGGTTGCCTCTGGATGACGAAGCTGAGGAGGATCGGCATGAATTAGCTGGAAGGGGCGTGCCGGGTAGTACTGGGCAGATGGCTCCTGGTGTTCCGCCGATGATGATGGGGGATCACTCGGCGGGGATGAGTATGTATGGCCTGCCGGCGAGCCTGATGCcggggggaggcggcgggcatgcgcaggcggcggcggagcaggggaTAAATGCATGGGCGCCGCAGCATGCACGGCCGCCCTACTAG